In one window of Prosthecobacter fusiformis DNA:
- the trpD gene encoding anthranilate phosphoribosyltransferase: MKDKESLRTGDCQNPSPLPASQSMQTILTPLAEGKSLTEAQVREAAAFLVDDQESAETKANFLRTMAKKGETPAEIAFFVQEFLRLAVDPGLDHDKLPGPMLDVVGTGGDKLHLFNVSTTAMFILAAGGVCVTKHGNRGVTSKAGGADVLEALGIRIDLPVDRVARGMETNGLGFFFAPLYHPAFKAVADARKILAAEGQRSIFNLLGPLLNPARPHYQLLGVFDPSLTRSFGEILQTLGRKSAWVVHGTGKDGSGMDELSTLGKNQVCQIRDGILTETTVDPSSLGFSPAVLEDLVGGDARENAAIIEGILDLTLKGPKRDIAVLNAAAGFVITGLAADLPEGKTLAESLLDRGAAHAKMVAMRDWC; encoded by the coding sequence ATGAAAGACAAGGAATCGTTGCGCACAGGCGATTGCCAAAACCCGTCACCTCTGCCAGCATCCCAATCCATGCAGACCATCCTCACTCCCCTCGCCGAAGGCAAAAGCCTGACCGAAGCCCAAGTGCGCGAAGCCGCCGCCTTCCTGGTGGATGATCAGGAATCTGCGGAAACCAAGGCCAACTTCTTGAGGACCATGGCCAAAAAAGGCGAAACTCCGGCGGAGATTGCCTTCTTTGTTCAGGAGTTTCTCCGCCTCGCGGTGGATCCAGGCCTGGACCATGACAAGCTGCCCGGCCCCATGCTGGATGTGGTAGGCACCGGAGGGGACAAACTGCATCTCTTCAATGTCTCCACCACCGCCATGTTCATCCTGGCCGCAGGCGGTGTCTGTGTGACCAAGCACGGCAACCGCGGCGTGACCAGCAAAGCGGGCGGTGCCGATGTGCTGGAGGCCCTGGGCATCCGCATCGACCTGCCCGTGGACCGGGTTGCCCGTGGCATGGAGACCAACGGCCTCGGTTTCTTCTTTGCCCCCCTCTACCATCCTGCCTTCAAAGCCGTGGCCGATGCGCGCAAGATCCTCGCCGCTGAAGGCCAGCGCTCCATCTTCAATCTCCTCGGCCCCCTGCTCAATCCCGCCCGTCCACACTACCAGCTGTTGGGTGTCTTTGACCCGTCCCTGACACGCTCCTTTGGCGAAATCCTCCAGACCCTCGGCCGCAAAAGTGCCTGGGTGGTCCACGGCACCGGCAAAGACGGCAGCGGCATGGATGAACTCTCCACCCTCGGGAAAAACCAGGTCTGCCAGATCCGCGATGGAATACTTACCGAAACAACGGTCGATCCCTCCAGCCTCGGTTTCAGCCCTGCCGTTCTCGAGGATCTCGTGGGCGGCGATGCCCGGGAAAACGCCGCCATCATTGAAGGCATCCTCGACCTGACCCTCAAAGGCCCCAAGCGCGACATCGCCGTGCTCAATGCCGCCGCCGGCTTCGTCATCACCGGCCTGGCCGCCGATCTCCCTGAAGGCAAAACCCTGGCCGAATCCCTCCTCGACCGCGGTGCCGCCCACGCCAAAATGGTCGCCATGCGGGATTGGTGCTGA
- a CDS encoding potassium channel protein - like protein, whose protein sequence is MSAPQMAISVPPPTGKLRHGLMLIIALLFLILVGVILPHGDSGESFRENLQLHPWFLPALLGLWALIGIESVGGLFLAPDAWSARMKRLLLISLLPPLRMSTATSTPNGWLWIPGAGWRRTGPATVERMEQKLALPMVILTLLVLPVLGVELGAGEALEQRPQLALTVHLVTCLIWVGFVAEFVWMLSATPQKLAYCLRHWINLVIILLPLVAFLRMLNLFRFARFFRAGKLLRAYRLRTLQSRLWRLALLFNLLERLQQRNPEKYCAGLEKKIGELEAETAQLKEKLETFRSGKLKERASSDIPV, encoded by the coding sequence ATGAGCGCTCCCCAAATGGCCATCTCCGTGCCTCCTCCCACAGGCAAGCTGCGCCACGGCCTCATGCTCATCATCGCGCTGCTGTTTCTGATCCTGGTCGGGGTCATCCTGCCGCATGGGGACAGCGGAGAAAGTTTTCGGGAGAATTTGCAGCTGCATCCCTGGTTTCTTCCGGCGCTTCTGGGTCTGTGGGCTCTGATCGGGATCGAAAGCGTGGGCGGGCTCTTCCTTGCACCGGATGCCTGGTCTGCACGGATGAAAAGGCTGCTGCTCATCAGCCTCCTCCCGCCGCTGCGGATGTCCACCGCTACCAGCACACCTAACGGCTGGCTCTGGATTCCCGGAGCCGGTTGGCGGCGCACTGGACCGGCGACGGTGGAAAGGATGGAGCAAAAACTGGCCCTGCCCATGGTCATCCTGACGCTGCTGGTGCTGCCCGTGCTGGGCGTGGAACTGGGGGCTGGAGAGGCCCTGGAACAACGCCCGCAACTGGCCCTGACCGTCCACCTGGTCACCTGCCTGATCTGGGTGGGCTTCGTGGCCGAGTTTGTCTGGATGCTTTCCGCCACCCCGCAAAAGCTGGCCTACTGCCTGCGTCACTGGATCAACCTCGTCATCATCCTGCTGCCGCTGGTCGCCTTCCTGCGGATGCTGAACCTGTTTCGTTTCGCCCGCTTTTTCCGTGCTGGAAAACTGCTGCGCGCCTATCGCCTGCGCACCCTCCAAAGCCGCCTCTGGAGGCTGGCCCTGCTCTTCAATCTTCTCGAGCGATTGCAGCAGCGAAACCCGGAAAAATACTGCGCCGGGCTCGAGAAAAAGATCGGCGAACTGGAGGCCGAGACCGCCCAGTTAAAGGAGAAGCTGGAGACATTTCGGTCTGGTAAGCTCAAGGAAAGAGCCAGCTCAGACATCCCCGTTTAG
- a CDS encoding sigma-70 family RNA polymerase sigma factor, which produces MPAFTAPDPGEVLDSDLVKRCQAGDTRAFDVLVNRYRGKIYAMTYHMIQNETEAWDLAQEAFIKAWRALPRFKLDSSFYTWLYRIAHNVTYDYLRKKKIQGDGEFDDSRTEHKIAAGAETVPHGDAAPDTVLKNAELGDRIRAAIAQLSPDHRQVIVLREVEGMQYEEIAATIPCSLGTVMSRLFYARKKLQELLKDTYENAI; this is translated from the coding sequence ATGCCCGCCTTCACTGCGCCTGATCCTGGAGAAGTCCTGGACTCCGACTTGGTCAAGCGCTGCCAAGCGGGAGATACGCGTGCGTTCGACGTACTCGTGAACCGTTACCGGGGAAAGATATACGCCATGACTTACCACATGATCCAGAACGAGACCGAGGCCTGGGACCTCGCGCAGGAGGCCTTCATCAAGGCCTGGCGCGCGTTGCCACGGTTCAAGCTGGATTCGAGTTTCTATACTTGGCTCTACCGCATCGCCCACAACGTCACTTACGACTACCTGAGGAAGAAGAAGATCCAGGGTGACGGCGAGTTTGACGACTCCCGTACGGAGCACAAAATCGCTGCTGGTGCGGAGACTGTGCCCCACGGGGATGCTGCCCCGGATACTGTTTTGAAGAATGCGGAACTGGGAGACCGCATTCGTGCCGCCATCGCACAGCTCAGCCCGGATCATCGGCAGGTGATCGTGCTGCGTGAGGTGGAAGGTATGCAATACGAGGAAATCGCCGCCACCATTCCGTGCTCCCTGGGCACGGTGATGAGCCGCCTTTTTTACGCCCGAAAGAAACTCCAGGAACTGCTGAAGGACACTTATGAAAACGCCATCTGA
- a CDS encoding bifunctional SulP family inorganic anion transporter/carbonic anhydrase, translating to MTSINPLSPKTIPRDLVAGLVVFLVALPLCLGVALASNAPLFSGILAGIVGGLFVGFLSGSHTSVSGPAAGLTAVVAAQIASLGTFEAFLAAVVMAGVLQIVLGLCKAGFIAAFFPSSVIKGLLAAIGVILILKQIPHVVGHDADPMGNKSFQQADNENTFSELAEAIFDIQPGAALVGMLSLLLLVGWDRIKLLKKSPIPAPLVVVIFGVVVSLLLRKIGGDWAIETSHLVQVPVSNSPQEFLGFLRFPDFSVLNNPAVYVAAFTIAIVASLETLLNLEAVDKLDPEQRSSPPNRELLAQGVGNVAVGLIGGLPMTSVIVRSSVNINAGVKTKLSTIFHGALLLGCVMLVPGMLNEIPLSALAAILLVTGLKLASPKLLKQMWSEGRTQFLPFIITVVAIVLTDLLVGILIGLAVAVGFILHSNLRRPIRKVMEKHATGDVLRIELANQVSFFNRASLEQTLRSVPRGGHVLIDARNTDYIDPDILDLITDFRNTTASVHGVEMSLMGFKDKYPQLEDRIQYVDFSSRDVQNALTPQRVLEIFQDGNERFRNGTRLTRDLGRQVDATAAGQFPMAVVLSCIDSRTPTELVFDLGLGDIFSVRIAGNIARDKVLGSMEYSCAVAGAKLVLVMGHTSCGAVNAAVDLICSNKTAAEATGCVNLDTLITEIQKSVDMSTCKKPDQWLDGEKKAYANEVSRRNVLRTMRKIRERSSTLDGLVREGKIAIVGGMYDVSTGQVTFFQTPESSQSPLPIAMVTMV from the coding sequence ATGACAAGTATCAATCCACTCTCTCCGAAGACCATTCCACGTGACCTTGTCGCAGGCTTGGTGGTGTTTCTTGTCGCCTTGCCCTTGTGCTTGGGCGTCGCTTTGGCATCCAACGCGCCACTTTTTTCAGGCATTTTGGCGGGGATTGTGGGCGGGCTTTTTGTAGGCTTTCTCAGCGGCTCCCACACCAGTGTCAGTGGTCCAGCAGCGGGTTTGACGGCTGTGGTAGCAGCGCAAATTGCCAGCCTGGGTACGTTCGAGGCTTTCCTGGCTGCCGTGGTGATGGCAGGTGTGTTGCAGATCGTCCTCGGCCTTTGCAAGGCAGGATTCATTGCGGCCTTCTTTCCTTCCAGTGTGATCAAAGGACTGCTGGCGGCCATTGGTGTGATTTTGATCTTGAAGCAAATTCCTCACGTTGTCGGGCATGACGCTGATCCGATGGGGAATAAGTCCTTCCAACAGGCCGACAACGAAAACACATTTTCAGAACTGGCCGAAGCGATTTTTGACATTCAGCCGGGTGCTGCGCTGGTCGGTATGCTTTCATTGCTCCTTTTGGTGGGATGGGATCGCATCAAGCTGCTGAAAAAATCTCCCATTCCGGCTCCGCTTGTGGTGGTGATTTTTGGCGTGGTTGTCAGCCTGCTCTTGCGCAAGATTGGCGGAGATTGGGCAATTGAAACCAGCCATCTGGTGCAGGTCCCCGTCTCCAATTCCCCGCAGGAGTTTTTAGGTTTCCTACGCTTTCCGGATTTCAGTGTGCTGAACAATCCTGCGGTGTATGTGGCTGCATTTACCATTGCCATCGTGGCTTCATTGGAAACGCTGCTGAATCTGGAGGCCGTGGACAAGCTGGATCCTGAGCAGCGCAGCAGCCCACCTAACCGGGAACTTCTGGCCCAGGGTGTGGGTAACGTGGCTGTGGGCCTCATTGGCGGTCTGCCGATGACCAGTGTCATTGTGCGCAGTTCCGTTAACATCAATGCGGGAGTGAAGACCAAGCTCAGCACCATTTTCCACGGCGCATTGCTTCTGGGCTGCGTGATGCTGGTTCCTGGCATGCTGAACGAAATTCCGCTTTCAGCCCTGGCGGCGATTCTCCTGGTGACAGGTCTGAAACTCGCCAGTCCGAAATTGCTGAAACAGATGTGGAGCGAGGGGCGCACCCAGTTCTTGCCGTTTATCATCACCGTGGTGGCCATCGTGCTGACAGATTTGCTGGTCGGTATTCTCATCGGCCTGGCGGTCGCTGTCGGGTTCATCCTGCATAGCAACCTGCGCCGTCCAATTCGGAAGGTGATGGAAAAACACGCCACGGGGGATGTGCTCCGCATTGAACTTGCCAACCAGGTGAGCTTCTTCAACCGAGCTTCACTGGAACAGACCCTGCGCAGCGTACCGCGTGGCGGGCACGTGCTGATTGATGCCCGGAATACCGATTATATCGACCCGGACATCCTGGACCTGATCACGGATTTCCGCAATACCACGGCTTCGGTGCACGGAGTGGAAATGAGCCTCATGGGCTTCAAGGACAAGTATCCCCAGTTGGAAGACCGCATCCAGTATGTGGACTTCAGCAGCCGCGATGTCCAGAATGCCCTGACGCCACAGCGGGTGCTGGAAATCTTCCAGGATGGAAATGAACGCTTCCGCAATGGCACCCGTTTGACCCGTGACCTGGGGCGTCAGGTGGACGCAACTGCTGCCGGGCAGTTCCCGATGGCGGTGGTGCTGAGCTGTATTGACTCGCGCACACCAACGGAACTCGTTTTTGACCTGGGACTCGGGGATATTTTCAGTGTTCGTATCGCCGGAAACATTGCCCGGGATAAAGTGCTGGGAAGCATGGAGTACAGTTGTGCCGTGGCCGGGGCCAAGCTGGTGCTGGTGATGGGTCACACCTCTTGCGGAGCTGTGAATGCAGCCGTGGATCTGATTTGCAGTAACAAAACAGCGGCGGAAGCTACGGGTTGCGTCAATCTGGATACCCTGATTACTGAAATCCAAAAATCTGTGGATATGAGCACCTGCAAAAAGCCTGACCAGTGGCTGGATGGGGAGAAGAAGGCGTATGCCAATGAAGTCTCCCGCCGGAATGTGCTGCGCACCATGCGCAAGATCCGCGAGCGCAGCTCCACGCTAGACGGACTGGTCCGCGAAGGCAAAATCGCCATTGTGGGGGGGATGTATGACGTCTCTACCGGGCAGGTTACTTTCTTCCAGACGCCTGAATCCAGCCAGAGTCCGCTGCCAATCGCCATGGTGACGATGGTCTGA
- a CDS encoding anti-sigma factor, with protein sequence MKTPSEDHDLIRWLDGEMNAAERERFTARLESDPELKAEAEFMQRMSADLRSSLPAEMPVPFGDFFNSQIQVRIAQEEEAAAVTTESRASWLDWFRLPGFATLAAVTAAVLIAGVMIFQHEPSGDSVVLSTYAPNKDVQVSSYHSTDAQATVLMLNGLEDLPADRKIVGYHIERSETDQDVAATTLYGERGEVVLVLAKDARNQPRLIAAVNPRG encoded by the coding sequence ATGAAAACGCCATCTGAAGACCATGACCTGATCCGTTGGCTGGACGGAGAGATGAACGCCGCCGAGCGCGAGCGCTTCACCGCCCGGCTTGAGTCTGACCCGGAATTGAAGGCCGAGGCTGAGTTTATGCAGCGCATGAGCGCCGACCTGCGCAGCAGCCTGCCGGCTGAAATGCCCGTGCCTTTTGGGGATTTCTTCAATTCACAGATTCAGGTACGCATTGCCCAGGAGGAAGAGGCTGCCGCCGTGACGACTGAAAGCCGCGCTTCCTGGCTGGACTGGTTTCGCCTGCCTGGTTTCGCCACGCTCGCGGCCGTCACCGCTGCGGTGCTCATCGCTGGGGTGATGATTTTTCAGCATGAGCCTTCGGGTGACAGCGTGGTTTTGAGCACCTATGCACCGAATAAGGATGTGCAGGTGAGCAGCTACCATTCCACGGATGCCCAGGCGACTGTGCTGATGCTCAACGGTCTGGAAGACTTGCCGGCGGACCGCAAGATCGTCGGTTATCACATCGAGCGCAGTGAAACGGACCAGGATGTAGCTGCCACCACCCTATATGGGGAACGCGGTGAAGTCGTGCTGGTGCTGGCCAAGGATGCCCGCAATCAGCCCCGCCTGATCGCTGCCGTCAATCCACGCGGATGA
- a CDS encoding Hsp70 family protein — protein sequence MPDFSPILGIDLGTTHSLVGVVDSGFPILLADEDGQRLTPSAVNYSPEGVPTVGAAALRKRALEPRRTVTSVKRLIGRRPGEGGWQPPYDLRQLGVTPVEVSAEILKRLKAIAERALEQPVSRAVITVPAYFNDAQRNATKQAGELAGLTVERIVSEPTAAALAYGLDKLDERKKIAVYDLGGGTFDISVLEMREGVFQVLSTAGDTQLGGDDVDRLLVEHAMQGVRASSPHDEARMASLLVAAEAAKKKLSAEDTTRIEIPFFDGAESLSLEVSRAEFDKLIKPLIERTRAHCLRALSDAKVKPEELDEVILVGGSTRIPLVRSYVAEIFGREPNTSQNPDEAVALGAVIQAGILSGSLKNVLLLDVTPLSLGIETFGGLMNIIIPRNSTIPCKAGEMFTNAVANQQDMLIRVLQGERELAKDNWELGSIVIPFPPGPKGSARVGVQFAIDANGILQVLARDTATNTDTVLEIQNTAVNVDDERVEQMIAESVEYAFEDMNERVWTEARLKAEELLPAVDAALTEFGDAVTVEERAVIETAAATVRAALDAASHDAKALKAANQALDDATQELAVRLVEQAMEESLVRRGLI from the coding sequence ATGCCTGATTTTTCGCCCATCCTCGGCATTGACCTCGGTACCACCCATTCTCTCGTGGGGGTGGTGGACAGTGGTTTCCCCATCCTGCTGGCGGATGAAGACGGCCAGCGCCTGACTCCCTCCGCCGTGAATTATAGCCCGGAGGGTGTGCCCACCGTGGGAGCGGCTGCATTGCGCAAGCGGGCCCTGGAACCCCGGCGCACCGTCACCAGTGTGAAGCGCCTCATTGGCCGCCGCCCCGGAGAAGGGGGCTGGCAGCCGCCGTATGACCTGCGCCAGCTAGGCGTGACACCTGTGGAGGTTTCGGCGGAGATCTTAAAGCGGCTCAAAGCCATCGCTGAGAGGGCTCTGGAACAGCCGGTCTCACGGGCGGTGATCACGGTGCCCGCATACTTCAATGATGCGCAGCGCAATGCCACAAAGCAGGCTGGTGAACTGGCTGGGCTGACGGTGGAAAGGATCGTGAGTGAACCCACGGCTGCCGCACTGGCCTATGGTCTGGACAAGCTGGACGAGCGAAAAAAGATCGCCGTTTATGATCTGGGCGGCGGCACCTTTGACATCAGCGTACTGGAGATGCGCGAGGGGGTGTTTCAGGTGCTGAGCACGGCCGGGGACACCCAACTGGGCGGGGATGATGTGGACAGGCTCCTGGTGGAGCATGCCATGCAAGGAGTGAGGGCTTCCAGCCCTCATGATGAGGCCAGGATGGCCTCACTCCTTGTGGCGGCTGAGGCGGCGAAAAAGAAGCTCTCGGCAGAAGACACGACGCGCATTGAGATACCCTTTTTTGATGGGGCGGAAAGTCTGAGCCTGGAAGTCTCACGCGCAGAATTTGACAAGCTGATCAAGCCTCTGATCGAGCGCACCCGTGCGCATTGTCTGCGGGCTTTGAGCGATGCGAAGGTGAAGCCGGAGGAGCTGGATGAGGTGATCCTGGTGGGCGGCAGCACACGCATTCCCCTGGTGCGCAGTTACGTGGCGGAGATCTTCGGGCGTGAGCCGAACACTTCTCAAAATCCGGATGAAGCCGTGGCCCTCGGGGCGGTCATCCAGGCGGGGATTCTCAGCGGTTCATTGAAGAACGTGCTGCTGCTGGACGTGACGCCCTTGTCGTTAGGCATCGAGACTTTCGGCGGCCTGATGAACATCATCATCCCGCGCAATTCCACCATTCCATGTAAGGCAGGGGAGATGTTTACCAATGCCGTGGCCAACCAGCAGGACATGCTCATCCGCGTGCTCCAGGGCGAGCGTGAACTGGCGAAGGATAACTGGGAGCTGGGCAGCATTGTCATCCCGTTCCCTCCAGGGCCAAAGGGCAGCGCCCGGGTGGGGGTGCAGTTCGCCATTGACGCCAATGGCATCCTGCAGGTGCTGGCCCGCGATACAGCCACCAATACGGATACCGTCCTGGAGATCCAGAATACCGCTGTGAATGTGGATGATGAGCGGGTGGAGCAGATGATCGCCGAAAGCGTGGAATACGCCTTTGAAGACATGAATGAGCGCGTGTGGACGGAGGCGCGGCTGAAGGCTGAGGAGCTGCTGCCTGCTGTCGATGCGGCACTGACCGAGTTTGGTGATGCGGTGACTGTAGAGGAGCGTGCCGTCATTGAAACGGCTGCTGCCACAGTACGCGCAGCCCTGGATGCCGCCAGTCACGATGCCAAGGCGCTCAAAGCCGCGAACCAGGCCCTGGATGATGCCACCCAGGAACTGGCAGTGAGACTGGTGGAGCAGGCGATGGAGGAATCGTTGGTGAGGCGCGGGCTTATTTGA
- a CDS encoding valine--tRNA ligase gives MPELPKTYTPSEAEERWYQRWLDDKCFEADPARVSEKRPAYSIVIPPPNVTGILTLGHVLNNTIQDILCRRARMLGKEVLWLPGTDHAGIATQNVVEKTLKKQGVIKHRDDLGREKLVEKIWEWKDKHGGIIIQQLKKLGASCDWSRERFTFDEDYNRCVMQVFVDLYKKGHIYRGKRMVNWCPSSLTALSDEEVEMKQQNGFMYHFKVQVVEEPDTWLTIATTRPETIPGDTAVAVNPNDERYKHLIGKHIRRPLPLENQAAIPIVGDDHVDFEFGTGVLKVTPAHDKADFEIGQRHNLEIIDVLHPNAVLNDLAGVDLAGLDRFEGRKKAVELLKEMEALIKEEPHQNNVGYSERAGVPIEPRLSEQWFLKYPSVQASQDVVAKGEMKFYPDRWAKVYDHWMGGLQDWCISRQVWWGHRVPVWSIRFKGGDFRANEKLERLVEDVCFQSDVSPPDGKIRFMVSGRPSSHVSTGGCVSLEGSRTAYHLVDCGEGEFELRALLFNEKEARPLEALGFTQDPDVLDTWFSSWLWPFATMGWPNKTDELKAFYPTTDLVTGPDIIFFWVARMIMAGYEYMGELPFKNVYFTGIIRDKQGRKMSKSLGNSPDPLELIATYSADALRFGIMRSAPLGQDIAFDEKNVELGRNFCTKLWNAARFRQMQGGTTETEISAELLSSDDKWILLRLNTAIAEVTTALEEYRFSDATATLYRFFWSEYCDWYVEASKAVLQGTDDKRKANTLAVIDFVLGNTLRLFHPFLPFITEELWHGMGFNEDLPENQGGKSIMFAPWPKVLDADELAYFGILPEDEKAANEKYEAVNLGRGLKSSFNITKKVRFVLKPTSELPAHEIEVLRILLNAEPLDVDAAYAAPKGTPSALTPLGTIYLPLDGLIDVEAERARITKELDKANAELQKVCAKLADENFTAKVPQKVLDEHQQRKADWKEKKAKLEEMMSALG, from the coding sequence ATGCCCGAACTGCCCAAGACCTACACGCCGAGCGAAGCCGAAGAACGCTGGTACCAGCGCTGGCTGGACGACAAGTGCTTCGAAGCCGACCCGGCCCGCGTCAGTGAAAAACGTCCGGCTTACTCCATCGTCATTCCGCCGCCGAACGTTACGGGCATCCTCACCCTGGGCCACGTGCTCAACAACACCATTCAGGACATCCTGTGCCGCCGTGCCCGCATGCTTGGCAAGGAAGTGCTGTGGCTTCCCGGCACCGACCACGCCGGCATCGCCACGCAAAACGTGGTGGAGAAGACGCTCAAAAAACAGGGCGTGATCAAACATCGCGACGACCTGGGCCGTGAGAAGCTGGTGGAAAAAATCTGGGAGTGGAAGGACAAGCACGGCGGCATCATCATCCAGCAGCTCAAGAAACTGGGCGCCTCCTGCGACTGGAGCCGCGAGCGTTTCACTTTCGATGAAGACTACAACCGCTGCGTGATGCAGGTGTTTGTGGACCTCTACAAAAAAGGCCACATCTACCGCGGCAAGCGCATGGTGAACTGGTGCCCCTCCTCCCTCACCGCCCTTAGCGATGAAGAGGTGGAGATGAAGCAGCAGAACGGTTTCATGTACCACTTCAAAGTGCAGGTGGTAGAAGAGCCGGACACCTGGCTGACCATCGCCACCACCCGCCCCGAGACCATCCCGGGCGACACCGCCGTGGCCGTGAACCCGAACGATGAGCGCTACAAGCACCTCATCGGCAAACACATCCGCCGTCCGCTGCCGCTAGAAAACCAGGCCGCCATCCCGATCGTGGGCGATGACCACGTGGATTTCGAATTCGGCACCGGCGTGCTGAAGGTGACCCCGGCGCATGACAAAGCCGACTTTGAAATCGGTCAGCGTCACAACCTGGAAATCATTGATGTGCTGCATCCAAATGCCGTGCTCAATGACCTTGCAGGCGTGGACCTCGCCGGGCTGGACCGCTTTGAAGGCCGCAAGAAAGCCGTCGAACTGCTGAAGGAAATGGAAGCCCTCATCAAGGAGGAGCCGCATCAGAACAATGTGGGTTATTCCGAACGTGCCGGCGTGCCCATCGAGCCCCGCCTCAGCGAGCAGTGGTTCTTGAAATACCCGAGCGTGCAGGCCTCCCAGGACGTGGTGGCCAAGGGCGAGATGAAGTTTTACCCCGACCGCTGGGCCAAGGTGTATGACCATTGGATGGGCGGCCTCCAGGACTGGTGCATCAGCCGCCAGGTGTGGTGGGGGCATCGTGTGCCGGTGTGGAGTATTCGTTTTAAAGGTGGTGATTTCCGGGCGAATGAAAAGCTGGAAAGGTTGGTGGAGGATGTATGCTTTCAGTCGGATGTATCTCCCCCTGATGGCAAAATACGCTTTATGGTTAGCGGCCGCCCAAGTTCACATGTGAGCACCGGAGGTTGCGTGTCCTTGGAAGGCAGCCGAACGGCCTATCATTTGGTAGATTGTGGCGAAGGCGAATTCGAACTGCGTGCACTTCTTTTTAACGAGAAGGAAGCCCGGCCTCTTGAAGCCCTCGGCTTCACCCAAGACCCTGACGTGCTCGACACCTGGTTCTCCTCCTGGTTGTGGCCGTTTGCCACCATGGGCTGGCCTAACAAAACGGATGAGCTGAAGGCGTTTTACCCGACCACCGATCTGGTGACCGGGCCGGACATCATCTTCTTCTGGGTGGCCCGCATGATCATGGCGGGTTATGAATACATGGGCGAGCTGCCGTTCAAGAACGTGTACTTCACCGGCATCATACGCGACAAGCAGGGCCGCAAGATGTCGAAGTCCCTCGGCAACTCGCCTGACCCGCTGGAGCTCATTGCCACCTACAGTGCCGATGCCCTCCGCTTTGGCATCATGCGCAGCGCCCCGCTGGGCCAGGACATCGCTTTTGATGAGAAGAACGTGGAGCTGGGGCGCAACTTCTGCACCAAGCTGTGGAACGCCGCGCGCTTCCGCCAGATGCAGGGCGGCACGACCGAGACCGAGATCAGTGCCGAGCTGCTCAGCAGCGACGACAAATGGATCCTGCTGCGCCTGAACACCGCCATCGCTGAAGTCACCACGGCTCTGGAAGAGTACCGTTTCAGCGATGCCACCGCCACGCTCTACCGTTTCTTCTGGAGCGAGTACTGCGATTGGTATGTGGAGGCTTCCAAGGCCGTGCTTCAGGGCACCGATGACAAACGCAAGGCCAACACCCTGGCCGTGATTGACTTCGTCCTGGGCAACACCCTGCGTCTGTTCCATCCCTTCCTGCCCTTCATCACCGAAGAGCTCTGGCATGGCATGGGCTTCAATGAAGACCTGCCGGAAAACCAGGGCGGCAAGAGCATCATGTTCGCTCCTTGGCCGAAGGTCCTGGACGCCGATGAACTCGCCTACTTCGGCATCCTGCCGGAAGACGAAAAAGCGGCTAACGAGAAGTATGAAGCCGTGAACCTGGGCCGTGGCCTGAAGAGCAGCTTCAACATCACCAAGAAGGTGCGTTTCGTCCTCAAGCCGACCAGCGAACTGCCTGCGCACGAGATCGAAGTCCTGCGCATCCTGCTCAATGCCGAACCCCTGGATGTGGATGCCGCCTACGCCGCGCCGAAAGGCACGCCAAGTGCCCTCACCCCGCTGGGCACCATCTACCTGCCGCTCGACGGCCTCATTGACGTGGAAGCCGAACGCGCCCGCATCACCAAGGAACTCGACAAAGCCAACGCTGAACTCCAGAAAGTCTGCGCCAAGCTCGCGGACGAAAACTTCACCGCCAAAGTCCCGCAGAAAGTGCTGGACGAGCACCAGCAGCGGAAAGCCGACTGGAAGGAGAAGAAAGCCAAGCTGGAAGAGATGATGAGTGCACTGGGGTGA